A genomic window from Vitis riparia cultivar Riparia Gloire de Montpellier isolate 1030 chromosome 18, EGFV_Vit.rip_1.0, whole genome shotgun sequence includes:
- the LOC117906370 gene encoding coatomer subunit beta'-2-like isoform X1, translated as MAPVLEIEKELVQQSERVKSVHLHPKEPWILASLYSGTVYIWNYHSQELVKSFKVAESPVRSAKFIACKQWVVTGADDKFIRVFDYNTMEKIAEFEAHTDFIRSVAVHPTLPYVLSASDDMLIKLWDWEKGWECTQTFQGHSDYVMQVAFSPKDANTFASASLDGTIKIWNLSSPAPDFTLDGHSKGVNCIDYFMRGSKPYLISGSDDHTAKVWDYEAKSCVQTLEGHTNNVSAVCVHPELPLIITGSEDGNVHIWDGATYRLENTLNYGFERVWGFGCMKGSNRIVIGYDKGTIMVKVLGSHIGVPWASGLRRKRKRNVDLCN; from the exons ATG GCCCCCGTATTGGAAATTGAG AAAGAACTTGTTCAACAATCGGAAAGAGTAAAATCTGTGCATCTGCATCCAAAGGAACCATG GATTCTAGCAAGTTTGTATTCAGGAACTGTGTATATCTGGAACTACCATTCACAG GAACTTGTAAAGTCTTTCAAGGTCGCCGAATCACCAG TTCGGTCAGCAAAGTTTATAGCATGCAAACAATGGGTTGTTACTGGGGCTGATGACAAGTTTATCCGAGTCTTCGACTACAATACAATGGAGAAGATTGCAGAATTTGAGGCTCATACTGATTTCATTAGGAGTGTTGCAGTCCATCCTACCCTTCCATATGTGCTGTCAGCTTCTGATGACATGCTCATAAAGCTTTGGGATTGGGAGAAGGGTTGGGAGTGCACTCAAACGTTCCAGGGACATTCCGACTATGTGATGCAAGTGGCATTTAGTCCCAAAGACGCAAACACTTTTGCAAGTGCTTCTCTTGATGGCACCATAAAG ATTTGGAATCTCAGCTCACCTGCGCCAGACTTTACACTGGATGGGCATTCAAAAGGAGTGAATTGCATTGATTACTTCATGAGAGGCTCGAAACCATATCTGATCTCGGGTTCGGATGACCACACTGCTAAG GTGTGGGATTATGAAGCCAAGAGTTGTGTACAAACACTGGAAGGCCACACAAATAATGTTTCTGCAGTGTGTGTTCACCCTGAACTTCCCCTCATCATTACAGGTTCTGAGGATGGAAATGTTCACATATGGGATGGAGCTACTTACAG GCTGGAGAACACCCTGAACTATGGTTTTGAAAGAGTTTGGGGTTTTGGGTGCATGAAAGGATCAAACAG GATTGTGATTGGCTATGACAAAGGAACCATTATGGTAAAAGTTCTCGGTTCTCACATTGGGGTTCCATGGGCATCCGGGTTGAggaggaagagaaaaagaaatgttGATTTGTGCAACTAA
- the LOC117907587 gene encoding coatomer subunit beta'-2-like — translation MAPALEIEKELVQQSERVKSVDLHPKEPWILASLYSGTVCIWNYLSQELVKSFKVAESPVRSAKFIACKQWVVTGADDKFIRVFDYNTMEKIAEFEAHTDFIRSVAVHPTLPYVLSASDDMLIKLWDWEKGWECTQTFQGHAHYVMQVAFSPKDANTFASASLDGTIKIWNLSSPAPDFTLDGHSKGVNCIDYFMRGLKPYLISGSDDHTAKVWDYEAKSCVQTLEGHTNNVSAVCVHPELPLIITGSEDGNVRIWDGATYRLENTLNYGFERVWAFGCMKESNRVVIGYDKGTIMVKVLRSQSGGFMGIRVEEEEKKEC, via the exons ATG GCCCCCGCATTGGAAATTGAG AAAGAGCTCGTTCAACAATCAGAAAGAGTAAAATCTGTGGATCTACATCCTAAGGAACCATG GATTCTAGCAAGTTTGTATTCAGGAACTGTGTGCATCTGGAACTACCTCTCGCAG GAACTTGTAAAGTCTTTCAAGGTCGCGGAATCACCAG TTCGGTCAGCAAAGTTTATAGCATGCAAACAATGGGTTGTTACTGGGGCTGATGACAAGTTTATCCGAGTCTTCGACTACAATACAATGGAGAAGATTGCAGAATTTGAGGCTCATACTGATTTCATTAGGAGTGTTGCAGTCCATCCTACCCTTCCATATGTGCTGTCAGCTTCTGATGACATGCTCATAAAGCTTTGGGATTGGGAGAAGGGTTGGGAGTGTACTCAAACGTTCCAGGGACATGCCCACTATGTGATGCAAGTGGCATTTAGTCCCAAAGACGCAAACACTTTTGCAAGTGCTTCTCTTGATGGCACCATAAAG ATTTGGAATCTCAGCTCACCTGCGCCAGACTTTACACTGGATGGGCATTCAAAAGGAGTGAATTGCATTGATTACTTCATGAGAGGCTTGAAACCATATCTGATCTCGGGTTCGGATGACCACACTGCTAAA GTGTGGGATTATGAAGCCAAGAGTTGTGTACAAACACTGGAAGGCCACACAAATAATGTTTCTGCAGTGTGTGTTCACCCTGAACTTCCCCTCATCATTACAGGTTCTGAGGATGGGAACGTTCGCATATGGGATGGAGCTACTTACAG GCTTGAGAACACACTGAACTATGGTTTTGAAAGAGTTTGGGCTTTTGGGTGCATGAAAGAATCAAACAG GGTTGTGATTGGCTATGACAAAGGAACCATTATGGTAAAAGTTCTCCGTTCTCAGAGTGGGGGTTTCATGGGCATCCGGGTTgaggaggaagagaagaagGAATGTTGA